A window of the Maridesulfovibrio bastinii DSM 16055 genome harbors these coding sequences:
- a CDS encoding dihydrolipoamide acetyltransferase family protein has product MAQEVIMPKWGLTMKEGKVVRWLKGEGDPVEAGEPLFEVETDKITNSVESPASGILYQIIVPEGEVAEVQAVLAIIAAEGETPAKAEAGKASSGEADAVKDSPKETSDSTESTKDEGDFIKAMPAARKLAKELNISLSTVTGTGRNGSITMKDVQAAADASFEGINASKKAIEFARKKGIDLAQVTGTGEGGRITKADILRAMNPVAEQPAAQPAAVAQDTIVPMDGVRKLIADNMLASLNGAAQLSVFVELDVTEMVRLRASLRERNKRDKEYRLSYNDIIAYATCCALKRHPIMNSTTQDDGIHQHNYVNLGIAVALPNGLIVPNVKMADSYTLEELKTKVRDVAGRARNGGLDMDEISGGTFTISNVSMLGMDGFTPILNPPETGILGVGRVIEKPAVKDGEIQIRSMMTLSLTFNHMATDGAPAMAFLRELGDMLENPGLMIM; this is encoded by the coding sequence ATGGCTCAAGAAGTGATAATGCCCAAATGGGGCTTAACCATGAAAGAAGGTAAAGTTGTCCGCTGGCTCAAAGGTGAAGGAGACCCGGTTGAAGCCGGGGAGCCGCTCTTTGAAGTCGAGACCGACAAAATAACCAACTCGGTTGAATCTCCAGCCAGTGGTATCCTTTATCAGATCATCGTGCCGGAAGGAGAAGTGGCTGAAGTTCAGGCTGTTCTTGCAATCATTGCCGCTGAAGGTGAGACACCGGCAAAGGCAGAAGCCGGAAAAGCTTCTTCCGGTGAAGCCGACGCGGTGAAAGATTCCCCCAAGGAGACTTCAGACTCAACAGAATCAACAAAAGATGAAGGAGACTTCATTAAAGCCATGCCAGCAGCCAGAAAGCTGGCAAAAGAACTGAACATATCCCTTTCAACTGTTACCGGAACAGGTCGTAACGGTTCCATAACCATGAAGGATGTTCAGGCTGCGGCGGATGCTTCTTTCGAAGGCATCAACGCCAGCAAGAAAGCCATTGAATTCGCCCGTAAAAAAGGAATTGATCTTGCTCAGGTCACCGGAACCGGTGAGGGCGGACGAATCACCAAAGCTGATATTCTGCGCGCCATGAATCCTGTGGCTGAACAGCCAGCAGCACAGCCGGCAGCTGTTGCACAGGATACCATCGTCCCCATGGACGGAGTCCGCAAGCTCATCGCTGACAACATGCTGGCAAGCCTCAACGGTGCAGCACAACTCTCAGTATTCGTTGAACTTGATGTCACGGAAATGGTCCGCCTGCGCGCATCACTTAGAGAACGCAACAAGCGCGATAAGGAATACCGCCTCTCGTACAATGACATCATCGCTTACGCCACCTGCTGCGCTTTAAAACGCCATCCGATAATGAACTCCACAACGCAGGATGACGGCATTCACCAGCACAATTATGTCAACCTTGGAATAGCTGTAGCTCTTCCAAACGGATTGATAGTTCCCAACGTAAAAATGGCTGATTCCTACACACTGGAAGAACTGAAAACAAAAGTTCGTGATGTAGCTGGAAGAGCCCGCAACGGCGGACTGGATATGGATGAGATATCCGGCGGTACGTTCACAATAAGCAACGTCAGCATGCTCGGAATGGATGGCTTCACACCGATCCTTAATCCACCGGAAACCGGAATTCTGGGCGTTGGCAGAGTTATTGAAAAGCCGGCTGTTAAAGATGGCGAAATCCAGATCAGATCAATGATGACCCTTTCCCTGACCTTCAACCACATGGCTACGGATGGAGCTCCGGCAATGGCCTTCCTGCGCGAGCTTGGAGACATGCTTGAGAATCCCGGCCTGATGATAATGTAG
- a CDS encoding sigma-54-dependent Fis family transcriptional regulator: MHLLLRDGDGFEICTTPDEHIDIPTFSICCSGSQRGPKADYSKWKDFVEGHKVDLSSIDENIVSSWNRCRDMAVDPAPRSCWDFMPMSQLEPFTSTLEKICKDVESTAYEAIRSKGLLMTFTNAKARVARTCGDLEVLRQADRLNFGPGANWAEECVGTNAIGTALSTGRPMQVFGEEHFCQSHHLWNCTAAPILDPHGRIWGCFDISGPTSSDHSKNMELVLQATRALEQRLSSLYCSELEGHLGSLFSSMFNSVMTGVISLDASGKIISASSAAETLLGSPWGTLRGQRARDYFDYDDFLAKTKHSSMSKPIVMRCLVNPDLFVRGLTIYSSTGSRLDTVVTICEKQTHHQFAVSDERNQYNNQSTEESPEGFEHILHTSKCMGQVIRKAARAARTPSTVLLYGESGTGKELFARGIHKSGPRSEKPFIAMNCGAFSEELIQSELFGYNAGAFTGALKQGRAGRFQRADKGVLFLDEISEMPLSQQVNLLRVLEEKQVVPVGGTTPQPVDVKIVAATNKDLFKLVKQGQFREDLYYRLNVVGIELPPLRDRGDDVVLLAEFHLKRMCEDFGIECDGMTEEVRDILMHYEWPGNVRELVNCIEYAINNMSESWLEAKHLPESLVDKTKDAHTPIALLSSGFTLKDMEANTIREALDFYDGNISKTAKALGIGRNTLYAKMQRHGIEL; this comes from the coding sequence ATGCACTTACTTCTTAGAGACGGTGACGGCTTTGAAATTTGTACGACACCGGATGAACATATAGATATTCCAACATTTTCAATATGTTGTTCCGGTTCTCAACGAGGTCCGAAAGCGGATTATTCTAAATGGAAGGATTTTGTTGAAGGTCATAAAGTAGATCTTAGTTCAATTGATGAGAATATAGTCAGCTCATGGAACAGGTGCCGGGATATGGCGGTTGATCCTGCTCCGCGCAGTTGCTGGGACTTTATGCCCATGTCCCAGCTTGAGCCTTTTACTTCCACACTTGAAAAAATATGCAAAGATGTTGAAAGCACTGCTTACGAAGCGATCCGCAGTAAGGGGCTGCTGATGACTTTTACCAATGCCAAAGCTCGGGTGGCCCGCACCTGCGGCGATCTGGAAGTACTGCGTCAGGCTGACCGCCTTAATTTCGGTCCCGGTGCCAACTGGGCTGAAGAATGTGTGGGCACAAATGCTATAGGTACAGCTCTCAGTACCGGGCGGCCAATGCAGGTTTTCGGCGAAGAACATTTCTGCCAGAGCCACCACCTCTGGAATTGTACTGCCGCTCCGATTCTAGATCCTCATGGCCGTATCTGGGGTTGTTTTGATATCTCAGGGCCGACTTCTTCAGATCACAGCAAGAATATGGAATTGGTCCTACAGGCTACAAGAGCTCTTGAGCAGCGTTTAAGCAGTCTCTACTGCTCGGAGCTTGAGGGGCATCTCGGTTCACTTTTTTCCTCTATGTTCAATTCCGTAATGACCGGAGTAATTTCGCTGGACGCTTCCGGCAAAATTATCAGTGCCAGCAGTGCCGCCGAGACTCTCTTGGGCAGCCCGTGGGGAACTCTGCGCGGACAGCGCGCTCGTGATTATTTTGATTATGATGATTTTCTTGCCAAGACAAAACACTCCTCAATGAGCAAACCGATTGTCATGCGCTGTCTGGTTAATCCGGATTTATTTGTACGCGGGTTGACCATCTACAGCTCTACCGGAAGCCGGTTGGATACGGTTGTGACCATCTGCGAAAAACAGACCCACCACCAGTTTGCTGTATCCGATGAGCGGAATCAGTATAACAACCAGTCAACGGAAGAATCTCCTGAAGGGTTCGAACATATTCTGCACACCAGCAAATGCATGGGGCAGGTTATCCGGAAGGCCGCGAGAGCGGCTCGAACTCCGTCTACAGTACTGCTTTATGGAGAATCCGGTACAGGTAAGGAACTATTTGCCAGAGGTATCCATAAATCAGGTCCAAGGTCTGAAAAGCCTTTCATCGCCATGAACTGCGGAGCTTTTTCTGAGGAGCTGATTCAAAGTGAGCTTTTCGGGTATAACGCCGGGGCTTTTACCGGAGCTTTGAAACAGGGCCGTGCCGGTAGATTTCAACGGGCTGATAAAGGAGTTCTTTTTCTAGATGAGATTTCTGAAATGCCATTATCCCAGCAGGTCAATCTGCTCAGGGTGCTTGAAGAAAAGCAGGTTGTTCCGGTCGGAGGGACAACTCCACAGCCGGTTGATGTAAAAATAGTCGCCGCAACAAACAAAGATTTGTTTAAACTGGTCAAACAGGGACAGTTTCGTGAGGACCTGTATTATCGCCTAAATGTGGTTGGTATCGAACTGCCTCCACTCAGAGACAGAGGCGATGATGTGGTGCTGCTGGCTGAATTTCATCTAAAGCGCATGTGTGAAGATTTTGGTATAGAATGTGATGGAATGACTGAAGAGGTCCGTGATATTCTTATGCATTACGAATGGCCGGGAAACGTTCGGGAACTAGTTAATTGTATTGAATATGCCATAAACAACATGTCAGAATCATGGCTGGAGGCGAAGCATCTGCCTGAGTCTCTTGTTGATAAAACAAAAGATGCGCACACGCCTATTGCTCTTTTAAGCAGCGGTTTCACCCTCAAAGATATGGAAGCCAATACTATTCGTGAAGCTTTGGATTTTTATGACGGCAACATAAGCAAAACTGCAAAAGCTCTGGGAATAGGACGAAATACTCTCTATGCCAAAATGCAGCGGCACGGGATAGAGCTTTAG
- a CDS encoding sigma-54-dependent Fis family transcriptional regulator, translating into MRIAEIMQHPVHVLSVDKKLQDAAEIFYSNKIHGVHIIGRNGKPVGMFTSEDLIKAAAQGSSLEDSIGKYMREMICTVNAETHLNEICWDNSSYLAVSDGGRIVGGLDVSFLTNLTNELNDIIDISFDGIFITDENGRVILVNKAYERITGIRAAEVLGQTMSELVEKGFYDESVTVQVMESGKIKTIVQKLRTGKTIVVTGNPLFDSSGKISRVVTNVRDVTELRQLQRELEKISELKSHYKQELETLKRSTGDKKIIIRSKKMREVYDQAMRLSRVDSTVLISGESGVGKEIMAGIIHKHGPRRKNPFIKISCAAIPEHLLESELFGYMPGAFTGALSSGKPGMFELANHGTLFLDEIGEMPLGLQSKLLRVLQEQSIVRVGGVSSLNVDVRIIAATNRDLELMVARKEFRNDLFYRLNVVPLVIPPLREREEAIIDFIYHFLGKYNSKYGMNRQLEPGALDFLASRDWPGNVRELENAIERVVVMAHSEIISQNEVTRILYKSNKEDNKSDDIDRSKKDGDSLYLKRIVEQSERRAIINALSIYKSTRKSAKALGVNQSTIVRKAKKLGINLSDAQ; encoded by the coding sequence ATGCGCATTGCTGAAATTATGCAGCATCCGGTTCATGTGTTGTCTGTGGATAAAAAACTACAGGACGCGGCAGAAATTTTTTACAGCAATAAAATTCATGGGGTCCATATTATAGGACGAAATGGCAAACCCGTTGGAATGTTCACATCTGAAGATTTAATCAAAGCTGCAGCTCAGGGCAGTTCTCTGGAAGATTCTATAGGCAAATATATGCGGGAGATGATCTGCACCGTAAATGCCGAAACACACTTGAATGAAATATGCTGGGATAATTCATCATACCTTGCTGTAAGTGATGGCGGTAGGATTGTTGGTGGCCTTGATGTTTCTTTTCTCACTAATCTCACCAATGAACTCAATGATATAATCGATATCTCTTTTGACGGGATATTCATAACCGACGAAAATGGACGGGTCATACTGGTTAACAAGGCTTATGAACGCATTACGGGAATAAGGGCTGCTGAAGTTCTTGGTCAGACAATGTCCGAACTTGTTGAAAAGGGTTTTTATGATGAGTCTGTCACTGTTCAGGTTATGGAATCCGGTAAAATCAAAACCATTGTGCAGAAATTGCGCACCGGCAAGACCATAGTTGTTACAGGTAATCCGCTTTTTGACAGCTCAGGGAAAATCAGCCGTGTGGTTACAAATGTAAGGGATGTTACCGAGCTTAGACAGCTTCAGCGTGAGTTAGAAAAAATTTCAGAGCTTAAAAGTCATTATAAGCAGGAGCTTGAGACCTTAAAGCGCAGTACCGGTGATAAAAAGATTATTATCAGATCAAAAAAGATGCGTGAGGTTTACGATCAGGCTATGCGCCTGTCCCGTGTTGATTCTACCGTGCTCATTTCAGGAGAGTCCGGGGTCGGAAAAGAAATTATGGCCGGGATAATTCACAAACACGGTCCCAGAAGGAAAAATCCGTTTATTAAAATCAGCTGCGCCGCAATACCGGAACATCTGCTGGAATCTGAACTTTTTGGTTACATGCCGGGAGCATTCACCGGAGCTTTGAGCAGTGGAAAGCCGGGCATGTTCGAGCTGGCTAACCATGGAACCCTTTTTCTGGATGAGATAGGCGAAATGCCTTTAGGACTGCAATCCAAGTTACTCCGGGTTTTACAGGAACAGTCCATAGTCCGGGTCGGCGGTGTCAGTTCCTTAAATGTTGATGTGCGGATCATCGCGGCCACCAATCGTGATCTTGAACTGATGGTCGCTAGAAAAGAGTTTAGAAATGATCTGTTTTATCGCCTCAATGTAGTCCCGCTGGTAATTCCGCCTTTACGGGAAAGAGAAGAGGCTATTATTGATTTTATTTACCATTTTCTTGGTAAGTATAACAGTAAATATGGCATGAACAGGCAGCTAGAACCGGGTGCTTTGGATTTTCTGGCATCCAGAGATTGGCCCGGTAATGTGAGGGAGCTTGAAAACGCCATAGAGCGGGTTGTGGTTATGGCTCATTCAGAAATTATAAGCCAAAACGAAGTAACACGAATATTATATAAATCTAACAAAGAAGATAATAAGTCTGATGATATTGATCGCAGTAAGAAAGATGGTGATTCGTTGTATTTAAAGAGAATAGTTGAACAGTCTGAGCGAAGGGCGATTATTAATGCACTATCTATCTATAAAAGTACAAGAAAATCAGCAAAAGCCTTAGGCGTAAATCAGTCTACTATAGTTAGAAAAGCAAAAAAATTGGGGATAAATCTCTCCGATGCACAATAG
- a CDS encoding N-acyl homoserine lactonase family protein, producing MRLYMFEAGVLKSQKQFFTLNQGYGDSFDVPVPFFLIDHPKGKVLFDTGNALEVVNNKEEHWGGILGAYDPVMSEDQWCANAIKKVGVSPEDISYVILSHLHLDHAGGVGHFPNARYVVQRDEINFAYTPDPYMKAAYIRKDFDKDVDWLILEGWEQDQFDLFGDGAIQIWFTPGHTPGHQSILVNLPNSGPMFFAADACYTQSNLENGVLPGLMWSAGETVRSVDRMRYLQEARGVKIVTGHDPESWKSVKQAPEYYD from the coding sequence ATGCGACTGTATATGTTTGAAGCTGGTGTCCTGAAAAGTCAGAAGCAATTTTTTACCCTCAATCAGGGATATGGAGATTCGTTTGATGTCCCTGTTCCCTTCTTTCTGATTGATCATCCTAAAGGAAAGGTTCTTTTTGATACTGGAAACGCGCTTGAAGTAGTAAATAATAAAGAAGAACACTGGGGTGGAATCCTCGGTGCTTATGATCCGGTGATGAGCGAGGATCAGTGGTGCGCCAACGCCATTAAAAAAGTAGGTGTTTCGCCTGAAGATATTTCTTATGTAATTCTTTCTCACCTGCATCTGGACCATGCCGGTGGTGTCGGACATTTCCCCAATGCCCGCTATGTTGTGCAACGTGATGAAATTAATTTTGCCTATACTCCTGATCCTTATATGAAAGCCGCTTATATCCGCAAAGATTTTGACAAGGACGTGGACTGGCTGATTCTGGAAGGATGGGAACAGGATCAGTTCGACCTTTTCGGAGACGGTGCAATCCAAATCTGGTTTACTCCGGGCCATACTCCGGGACATCAGTCAATTCTGGTGAATCTGCCTAACAGCGGGCCTATGTTTTTTGCAGCTGACGCCTGTTACACCCAGAGCAATCTTGAAAACGGAGTTTTGCCCGGACTTATGTGGAGCGCCGGTGAAACCGTCCGCAGCGTGGATCGCATGAGGTATCTTCAGGAAGCTCGCGGAGTGAAGATTGTTACCGGCCATGATCCTGAATCATGGAAAAGTGTCAAGCAGGCTCCAGAATATTACGACTAG
- a CDS encoding iron-containing alcohol dehydrogenase — MSYELFSTTQRVAFAQGAVNNLVSEIKRLGASKPCIITDPGLMSTGLVEKVQNILKDGGLESCLYGKVQADPPYELVDQTVELVKSEGADCVIGIGGGSSLDMAKVTSVMVKNPGSVSDYFGIDLIKNKGLPLILIPTTAGTGSEVTPIVILSDEGEKLKKGVVSPYLYPDCALLDPELTIGLPPAVTTATGMDALIHAVEAYTSKNATPMSDILAKEAMQLIFGNLRSAYADGTNAEARGNMLRGSMLAGMAFANAGVTAVHAFAYPIGAEFHIPHGIANTIMLVPVMRFNMLGNLERFADLAEIFGQPTEGLSTRQAALKAVDSLAELAEDLKVPQHLKDYGVKEANVPELAEGVLKVTRLLANNPRKLELADAEAIYRAAL; from the coding sequence ATGTCATACGAACTTTTCAGCACAACTCAGAGGGTGGCTTTTGCACAGGGCGCAGTTAATAATTTAGTTTCTGAAATCAAACGCTTAGGGGCTTCCAAACCCTGTATCATTACCGACCCCGGCCTGATGTCCACAGGACTTGTAGAGAAGGTGCAGAATATTCTTAAAGACGGCGGGTTGGAAAGCTGTCTGTACGGTAAAGTTCAGGCAGACCCTCCATACGAGCTTGTAGACCAGACTGTAGAGCTTGTTAAAAGTGAAGGAGCGGACTGTGTCATCGGTATTGGCGGAGGCTCGTCACTGGATATGGCCAAAGTTACTTCCGTGATGGTTAAAAATCCCGGATCTGTTTCCGATTATTTCGGTATTGATCTTATTAAAAACAAAGGCCTACCTCTTATTCTCATTCCTACAACCGCAGGAACAGGCAGCGAAGTCACTCCAATTGTCATTTTATCCGATGAAGGTGAGAAACTGAAAAAAGGAGTTGTAAGTCCGTATCTTTATCCTGACTGCGCACTCCTTGACCCGGAACTGACCATAGGACTTCCTCCTGCCGTGACCACTGCCACGGGTATGGATGCCTTGATTCATGCTGTGGAAGCTTATACCTCAAAAAATGCAACTCCCATGTCCGATATACTGGCAAAAGAAGCAATGCAGTTGATTTTTGGTAATCTGCGCAGTGCTTACGCTGATGGAACAAATGCCGAAGCCCGCGGAAATATGTTGCGCGGCAGTATGCTGGCCGGGATGGCCTTTGCAAATGCCGGAGTAACGGCAGTGCATGCTTTTGCTTATCCCATCGGAGCTGAATTCCATATTCCCCACGGTATAGCCAATACCATTATGCTGGTCCCCGTAATGCGTTTCAACATGCTTGGAAATCTGGAACGTTTCGCTGATCTTGCTGAAATATTCGGCCAGCCCACAGAAGGTTTAAGCACCCGTCAGGCCGCTTTAAAGGCTGTGGATTCATTGGCTGAACTGGCTGAAGATCTTAAAGTTCCCCAGCACCTTAAAGATTATGGTGTGAAGGAAGCCAACGTTCCTGAACTGGCTGAAGGTGTTTTAAAGGTTACCAGACTGCTGGCAAATAACCCCCGCAAGCTGGAACTGGCCGACGCTGAAGCTATCTACAGAGCCGCACTTTAG
- a CDS encoding molybdopterin-dependent oxidoreductase, producing MKRVTLEINGLTRQVVTDEDKVLLDLLRHDLRLTGAKQSCDRKGQCGACTVIVDGKAALSCLTKVKNLDGAKIITAEGLGTPDNPHLIQQAFVLSGAIQCGFCTPGMIMATKALLDKNLNPTKEEIKKALRRNICRCTGYVKIIEAVQLAAKFLRGEATPEEYTPAADAPAMGTSHPRRSSIHKACGTAYFTADVQIPGALELAVLRSTVPHAEIVKLETSAAEAIPGVAGVVTAKDIKGTNILKYIEADRPVLCRDKVHYIGDPVCIVAAETKAQAEAAVKKIVLELKELPVLDDPYQAMDEDSLRVHPERKNLCYEQPQIKGDADKALEESAASIEATFKTQTNHQAPLEPESTVAYFEEDEDAEQPKLVIMGRSINIHYHMAMLQEAVAWENMAYIEAYSGGQFGIRIDVISEGIAAAAAVHFQRAVRYIPSLTESMLMASKRHAFNMKVKLAADKNGRITAYHNDFVVDNGAYYSIGHVVIYRALLMLSGSYNIPNVKARARLVYTNNPWGSAARGAGAPQANFALECAVDMLAAEMGIDPFEFRIMNSLKPGETKSTGQAVTEWPFPELMEKMRPHYERAVAEAKAKSTATVLRGVGIGTGAFGIGGPNDASVVAVELGADGELSIFAAAADPGEGNESMLLQLSGAFMNMPLGKIHIHTRSTENTAASGPAAGSRITYMIGGALINGLEQLKAAMDETGASNSKELEAAGKPFRYLGRKKNEVGPLDPETGQGPSFESQVHAVQMAEIEVDTATGETRMIKMTTAVDAGPVIHPDNLTGQLDGGIDMGVGLALREKYVAGETKDWVTFKFPTISKSFDMETILQETPRPKGPLKCTGIGEMCLVPTAPAVINAIFNATGAWVCDLPATPEKLLAAMKK from the coding sequence ATGAAACGAGTTACTCTTGAAATAAACGGCCTGACCAGACAGGTAGTGACAGATGAAGACAAAGTCCTGCTTGATCTGCTCCGTCACGACCTGCGTTTAACCGGGGCCAAACAGTCCTGTGACCGTAAAGGACAGTGTGGAGCCTGCACAGTCATTGTTGATGGAAAAGCGGCTTTGTCCTGTCTGACCAAAGTGAAAAATCTGGACGGAGCAAAAATAATAACCGCAGAAGGTTTAGGAACTCCTGATAATCCACATCTTATCCAACAGGCTTTTGTCCTTTCAGGAGCCATACAGTGCGGTTTCTGCACTCCGGGCATGATCATGGCAACTAAAGCGTTGCTTGATAAGAATTTGAACCCGACCAAGGAAGAAATTAAAAAGGCTCTTCGGCGCAACATCTGCCGTTGTACAGGGTATGTTAAAATTATCGAAGCAGTGCAGCTTGCCGCTAAGTTTCTACGTGGCGAGGCTACTCCTGAAGAATATACTCCGGCGGCCGATGCCCCGGCCATGGGAACATCGCATCCCCGGCGTTCTTCCATCCATAAGGCCTGTGGAACAGCTTATTTTACCGCTGATGTTCAAATCCCCGGTGCCTTGGAACTTGCTGTTCTGCGCAGCACTGTTCCCCATGCTGAAATTGTAAAGCTGGAGACCTCAGCCGCTGAAGCCATACCGGGAGTTGCCGGAGTTGTTACGGCTAAAGATATCAAAGGAACCAATATCCTGAAATATATTGAAGCGGACCGGCCTGTTCTGTGCCGCGACAAGGTTCATTATATAGGTGATCCCGTATGTATTGTTGCCGCAGAAACCAAAGCTCAGGCTGAAGCTGCGGTGAAAAAGATTGTTTTGGAGCTTAAGGAGCTTCCTGTTCTTGACGATCCTTATCAGGCCATGGATGAAGATAGTCTCAGAGTCCATCCTGAACGTAAAAACCTATGTTATGAACAGCCTCAAATAAAGGGCGACGCTGATAAAGCCCTTGAAGAATCCGCTGCTTCAATCGAAGCAACATTTAAGACTCAGACCAATCATCAGGCACCGCTGGAGCCGGAATCTACCGTAGCCTATTTTGAAGAGGATGAAGACGCCGAGCAGCCCAAGCTTGTGATTATGGGGCGGAGCATCAATATCCATTACCACATGGCTATGTTGCAGGAAGCTGTGGCCTGGGAAAATATGGCTTATATAGAAGCTTACTCCGGTGGACAGTTCGGCATCAGAATTGATGTTATTTCAGAAGGGATAGCCGCTGCGGCAGCTGTGCATTTTCAAAGGGCTGTTCGTTATATACCAAGCCTTACCGAGAGCATGCTGATGGCCTCAAAGCGTCATGCTTTCAATATGAAAGTAAAGCTTGCCGCGGATAAAAACGGCAGAATAACTGCTTATCATAATGATTTTGTTGTGGATAACGGGGCCTACTATTCTATCGGGCATGTAGTTATCTACCGGGCTTTGCTCATGCTTTCAGGTTCTTACAACATTCCGAATGTCAAAGCCCGGGCGCGTCTAGTTTATACCAACAATCCATGGGGCAGTGCCGCCAGAGGAGCAGGAGCTCCGCAGGCCAACTTTGCATTGGAATGCGCCGTGGATATGCTCGCGGCTGAAATGGGAATAGATCCTTTTGAATTCCGCATTATGAATTCACTCAAGCCGGGTGAGACAAAATCCACGGGGCAGGCTGTAACTGAATGGCCTTTCCCCGAGCTGATGGAAAAGATGCGTCCCCATTATGAGCGTGCTGTGGCTGAGGCAAAGGCTAAAAGCACCGCTACTGTATTAAGAGGTGTGGGAATAGGTACAGGTGCATTTGGAATAGGTGGTCCCAACGATGCCTCCGTAGTTGCTGTGGAGCTTGGAGCTGATGGGGAGTTGTCCATTTTTGCGGCGGCAGCTGATCCCGGAGAGGGAAATGAGTCCATGCTGTTGCAGCTTAGTGGAGCTTTCATGAACATGCCTCTTGGCAAAATCCATATTCACACCCGCAGCACAGAAAATACTGCTGCCAGCGGTCCTGCAGCAGGAAGTCGTATCACTTACATGATAGGCGGAGCATTGATCAACGGTCTGGAGCAGCTTAAGGCTGCTATGGATGAAACCGGAGCTTCAAATTCCAAAGAACTTGAAGCCGCAGGAAAACCATTCCGCTATTTAGGGCGTAAAAAGAATGAGGTCGGTCCTCTTGATCCTGAAACAGGTCAGGGACCATCATTTGAATCTCAGGTTCATGCCGTACAGATGGCGGAGATTGAAGTTGATACCGCAACCGGTGAAACCCGTATGATCAAAATGACTACTGCGGTTGATGCTGGTCCGGTTATTCATCCTGATAACCTTACAGGTCAGCTTGATGGTGGAATTGATATGGGTGTCGGGCTGGCTCTTCGGGAAAAATATGTTGCCGGAGAGACCAAAGACTGGGTTACTTTCAAGTTCCCCACAATTTCCAAAAGTTTTGATATGGAAACAATTCTTCAGGAAACACCCCGCCCTAAAGGTCCGCTTAAATGCACCGGTATCGGTGAAATGTGTCTTGTTCCGACAGCTCCTGCTGTTATCAACGCAATATTCAATGCTACCGGCGCGTGGGTCTGCGATCTCCCCGCTACCCCTGAAAAGTTGCTGGCTGCAATGAAAAAATAA
- a CDS encoding TusE/DsrC/DsvC family sulfur relay protein — translation MSKDDRTSTETVIAGYSVEFDDEGYFMDDTQWNEEVCKVLSFREGLDEMTPEHWQVLYAYRNFYAYNGRAPLNKDLKKDTGMSIMAMERLFPGGLKHGARRLCGLPNPKTCQ, via the coding sequence ATGAGCAAGGACGACAGAACCTCAACAGAAACTGTTATCGCCGGTTATTCCGTTGAATTTGATGATGAAGGCTATTTCATGGATGATACACAATGGAATGAGGAAGTCTGCAAAGTCCTATCTTTTAGAGAAGGTCTTGATGAAATGACTCCTGAGCATTGGCAGGTTCTTTATGCTTATAGAAATTTTTATGCATACAATGGCAGAGCTCCGTTAAATAAAGATCTCAAAAAAGACACCGGTATGAGTATAATGGCCATGGAGCGGCTTTTTCCGGGTGGACTTAAACATGGAGCCCGCAGATTATGCGGGTTGCCGAATCCAAAGACGTGCCAATGA